The DNA segment TTGATATTCGACGCCGAGCTTGACCTGTGCCGTGATGCGCCAGTCGACGCCGCCCTCGACCAGGGCGGAGTCGATGGCAATCGGCACGCCGGCCACCGAGAAAACGCCGCCGCCATTCTGGAATGCCAGAGCCGCGGTGGGGGTGACATCGCCGAAGGCGTGCTGCCATGTCAGCGCGGCGTGCGGGTTCAGCACGGTGCCGCCGGGAAGCGTCCATAGCGTGCCCGCGCGCACGCCGAGCGAGGAATAGCCTATGTTCTCGTTGCTGGCCGATCCGGAAAGGGCGGCGATGCCGCCGTTCTCGGCGAACGCGGCGTCGTGGACGCGCACATAAGCCAGGCCTGCGAACGGCTCGATCGCGATCCGGCCGGTTGACGCGCCGTAGCCGACCTCGCCGAACGCCTGGCCGGTGTAGCCGTCGAGATGCGCCTTGGCGCTGTCGGCGAAGCCGGGGAAGGCGATCACGCGGCTGGTATCGATGCTGTCGAAAGAAACCACCGCGCCGCCGCGCAGGTGGAACGAGCCGTAGCTCGTGCCGGCGTAAGCGCCGAGCAGGGCGCTGTTGATCCCGGCCGTGCTCGATCGCCCGTCGATATTGAGGTTGGTCGCGGTATAGCCGCCCATCAACCCGACCCGCATCGCGCCAAAGCGCGCATCGGTGCCGGTGAGGAAGCCGCTGAAGTTGCTGCGCAGAGCCGCCGCATTGCCGTTCGCATCGGCATCGACATGGCCGACGCCGCCCAAGCCTTGCACCCAGGTGGTCAGGTCGTGCCAGGTATCGGCGGCGGCCTTGGCGAAGCCGGTCGAGCTATCGACGCTTGCGGCATAGCTGAGCTCGGGCCCGCCGAAGGCGAGCGCGGCGGTGTTGCCGCTGGAATCCGACTGACGCAGCCGGCCGAGGATGGTGTTGCGCGCGAACTGGGTCTCGTCGGCCTGGGTGTTCTGCACGCTGCCATAGACTTCGCCGGACAGCGCATTGAAAATCTGCTGCGCGCCGGCGATGCTGGTCTGGCCGAAAAGAATTGCCGTCAGCGCGTTCTGGGCGCCGGCGTTGAGCGCGTTCGCCACCGCTGTCTGGTTCGGCGTCGCCGCCGCCGTGTTGAATGGCTTGGCGGTGAGCGTCAGGTCCACTTCTTGTGGCGTCGGATAACTCAAGGTCGGCGACAGGAAGATGCTGCTGGTGGTGACGCCGGCAAAGGTGGTGCCGTTGGGGCTGCCCGCGGTCAGGATGGTGTAGTTGGTCGCCGTCAAATTGGCGGACTGCGCCAGTACCTGCACGGTGCCGCCGGTCAGCGTTGCCGTGCCGCCGACGGCGAGCTTGTCGGTCTGTCCCGCCGCATTGACATTGACGTTGAAGAACGAGCCGACGTTGAACTGGGTGTTGCCGGTCACGTTCAGCGTGGAGAACGGACTGGCGGCGCCGGGCGCGATCGTGCCGCCGTTCGCGATAGTGACGGTGCCGACGGTGCCCTGGCCGCCCAGCGTAGCGCCGGCATTCACTTGCACGGAGCTGGTGAGCGAGGCCCCGGGATGGCTGGCGTCGCCGACCACCAGCGTGCCGCTGCTAACTTGCGTAGAGAAAAATGAGGAAACGCCATTCAATGCCCACAGGCCGCTGGCCTGCACTTGAAGGGATTCCCAGCTCGTGAAATTATTATTGTTGTTGCCGGTGCCTTGCAGGATGAGCGAGTCCCTAAAAGACTCCGCACTGACCACATCGCCATTGATCACCGTGCCGGTTCGCAGGATCAAGAAACTGGGAGTATTGCCGTCGAAACTGATCGCCGTGCCGCCGGTCCCGGTGATGGTGCCGGCATTGATCACCGTCGCGTTAACGGAGTTGGTGTCGATGCCGATGGTCCCGGTGATGGTCCCGCCGGCCAGGTTGGTGACGGGGACGGGGGCGCCGTTCGAGATCGAGACGCCGGCTCCGGTTGTCCCGGTGATGGTGCCGGCATTGATCACCGAGTTGGCGAAGGCGTTGTTGCCAACAACCTGGACACCGTTGGTGGCGCCGGTGATGGTGCCGCCGGCCAGGTTGGTGACGCTGCCGCCGGCCTGAAGATTGACGCCATTGCCCGTCATGCCCGTGATGTTGCCGGCATTGAGGACGCTGCCGGAGCCGAGGAAGTATTG comes from the Bradyrhizobium erythrophlei genome and includes:
- a CDS encoding autotransporter outer membrane beta-barrel domain-containing protein translates to MAVRIFNRACLRGLFAVSLALGAGLSGEASAQSASFNGTQATTFTLTTGNNTSTFTFGPNTVIGPTGGPTPGVTGDTLTGWNVINQGQINGGVGGGLDEGIFLNTVGGNSVINSGTITGGVNGGVRLDEGGSVTNLAGGTITGVSIANTGTVTNAGLIQGNVSVATGNIINQSGGTITGFANFFSTGTLTNAGTIAGDFTSSAGATVNNQSGGSIAGGVNINNTLNIPMRSPGTVTNAGSIGGFGVLLNDGGSVTNSGTITGTTANPTTFNIAGVFVLVGSANVSNLAGGAITGGTDGVQYFLGSGSVLNAGNITGMTGNGVNLQAGGSVTNLAGGTITGATNGVQVVGNNAFANSVINAGTITGTTGAGVSISNGAPVPVTNLAGGTITGTIGIDTNSVNATVINAGTITGTGGTAISFDGNTPSFLILRTGTVINGDVVSAESFRDSLILQGTGNNNNNFTSWESLQVQASGLWALNGVSSFFSTQVSSGTLVVGDASHPGASLTSSVQVNAGATLGGQGTVGTVTIANGGTIAPGAASPFSTLNVTGNTQFNVGSFFNVNVNAAGQTDKLAVGGTATLTGGTVQVLAQSANLTATNYTILTAGSPNGTTFAGVTTSSIFLSPTLSYPTPQEVDLTLTAKPFNTAAATPNQTAVANALNAGAQNALTAILFGQTSIAGAQQIFNALSGEVYGSVQNTQADETQFARNTILGRLRQSDSSGNTAALAFGGPELSYAASVDSSTGFAKAAADTWHDLTTWVQGLGGVGHVDADANGNAAALRSNFSGFLTGTDARFGAMRVGLMGGYTATNLNIDGRSSTAGINSALLGAYAGTSYGSFHLRGGAVVSFDSIDTSRVIAFPGFADSAKAHLDGYTGQAFGEVGYGASTGRIAIEPFAGLAYVRVHDAAFAENGGIAALSGSASNENIGYSSLGVRAGTLWTLPGGTVLNPHAALTWQHAFGDVTPTAALAFQNGGGVFSVAGVPIAIDSALVEGGVDWRITAQVKLGVEYQGELAQHAQVHTAKGKFTWTFF